Proteins found in one Nerophis ophidion isolate RoL-2023_Sa linkage group LG21, RoL_Noph_v1.0, whole genome shotgun sequence genomic segment:
- the LOC133540254 gene encoding nucleoporin NUP42-like has protein sequence MTVCKYFMQGRCQYGVKCWNEHPVGGGGRGYNRSTSQQHSRGDTASPVGTYTQRGNQMKAHPSRPVATLMWGTPRLAVRSLCPLPSCYSHEQIAKHLGLTGVSDGLFTLFRPLTKKEDIASKCPPVVSTVGINRGDDERGGRGGEGDRGPAPGEEDEEQKLEIIQTQSDMMVWESSGQSSFSCSSGSKAPFSGFADISPEEQRFEYYSTESYLDRISWLLIQWGDRMNQSTRAALIAELRYPAPRTSSSGFGSAPAGWGSSSLDVGNKGFEAEPPAQATNISLASPASGLGSPVAPTSPPGFSSAIPAVTQPPSGSDATQSTSSDAPPGYPSPRSSGEKLASPSSGTGSPSTGETNKAMEKSGAPAGNLPGQVRAVETSGGLYSLESELTQEELDQFKAQRFTLGLIPLKPPSAAMLAI, from the exons ATGACTGTCTGTAAGTATTTCATGCAAGGACGTTGTCAATATGGTGTTAAATGCTGGAACGAGCACCCGgttggaggaggaggaagaggctaTAACCGCTCTACCTCTCAACAGCACTCCAGAGGAGATACAG CTTCACCTGTTGGGACGTACACACAGCGTGGAAATCAAATGAAGGCCCACCCTAGCAGGCCAGTTGCCACGCTAATGTGGGGAACGCCAAGGCTCGCTGTTCGCTCGCTCTGTCCACTGCCGTCATGTTATTCTCATGAGCAAATTGCAAAACACCTTGGCCTCACGGGCGTCTCTGACGGGCTTTTTACACTTTTCAGAC CTCTCACCAAAAAGGAGGACATAGCCAGCAAGTGTCCTCCTGT TGTTTCGACAGTGGGCATTAACCGCGGAGACGATGAACGGGGTggaagaggaggagaaggagacagAGGACCAGCACCGGGTGAAGAAGATGAAGAGCAAAAACT GGAGATCATTCAGACTCAGAGTGACATGATGGTTTGGGAGAGCTCAGGCCAGTCAAGCTTTTCATGTTCTAGCGGCTCCAAGGCACCGTTTTCTG GGTTTGCAGACATATCTCCAGAAGAGCAGAGGTTTGAATATTACTCCACCGAGAGTTAC CTCGATCGCATCAGCTGGCTGCTCATTCAGTGGGGAGACCGAATGAATCAATCTACTCGTGCAGCTTTG ATTGCAGAACTAAGATATCCAGCACCTCGGACCTCGTCAAGTGGCTTTGGGTCAGCACCTGCTGGATGGGGGTCCTCTTCCCTTGATGTTGGCAATAAAG GGTTTGAGGCCGAACCACCAGCCCAAGCAACTAATATCAGTTTAGCTTCTCCAGCGAGTGGATTAGGCTCTCCAGTGGCCCCAACATCTCCTCCAGGTTTCAGCAGTGCCATCCCAGCTGTGACACAACCGCCCTCTGGGTCTGACGCCACCCAGTCTACAAGTTCTGATGCACCTCCGGGCTACCCTTCCCCCCGCTCGTCCGGCGAAAAACTTGCGTCTCCATCTTCAGGGACAGGTTCCCCCTCCACAGGCGAGACCAACAAAGCGATGGAGAAGTCCGGCGCACCTGCAGGAAATTTGCCAGGACAGGTGCGTGCGGTGGAAACCTCAGGCGGTCTTTACTCCCTTGAGAGCGAGCTaacccaggaggagctggatcaGTTCAAAGCACAAAGGTTCACATTGGGTCTGATTCCTCTGAAGCCGCCTTCTGCTGCAATGCTTGCCATTTAA